The Streptococcus sp. DTU_2020_1001019_1_SI_AUS_MUR_006 sequence TTCCTTTGGAAGAGCTTCTAAGAAGGCTTGATAATCCAGTCTAGCTACTGCTTCATAGTCTTCTGGTTTTGAGCCATCTCCAGAGATTTTCACCAAGTCAATCTCCCAAACAAGCTCCTTGCCAACCAATTGCTCCACGTAAGGAGCTGGAATCACCGGCTCTTTTGGTAAAATGGTTTTTACTCCCTGAGCCAGGTGGTAGATACCATGAACCTTACCTTCACCATCTGGATAGAATTTAGCGCTGGAAGGATAGGCATCTGACCCTTGAACTCTCTTAACTAGCTCTTCAAAACGTGTCAAGCCATCTTCTTCTAAGAAACTTTCCAAATCTTTCTTATCAAAGTAGACAGGTGATAGAATACCCTGGCAGAAACCTAAACGAGCAGCTTTATCAGCTAGATAATTCTTAACAGTTTCTTGGAAATAGTTTTCCAAATCAAAGTCTGCCAAGCCTTCAACTGCTTCACCAACCTTGCTAGACAAAGCTCGTAAGAGTCCTTCTACAATCTCCCAGTCAGCTCTTGTAATCAAGTCAGGAATGATTACTTGATAGCCTTCTTGAGTATCTAGATATCGAACTTTAAAGAGAAATTGAGACTTGCCTACGATTCCACACTCGATATATTCAAGGCGATTGAGAGGTTGACGGAGGTAAACAGCATCATAACTATGGGACTCTAAGCCTTCTATCAAACCTAAAATTGATTTAGCTGTAAGAATCTCCTGTTGTC is a genomic window containing:
- a CDS encoding DUF4299 family protein, which encodes MVKIFFIPNKQSILGQQEILTAKSILGLIEGLESHSYDAVYLRQPLNRLEYIECGIVGKSQFLFKVRYLDTQEGYQVIIPDLITRADWEIVEGLLRALSSKVGEAVEGLADFDLENYFQETVKNYLADKAARLGFCQGILSPVYFDKKDLESFLEEDGLTRFEELVKRVQGSDAYPSSAKFYPDGEGKVHGIYHLAQGVKTILPKEPVIPAPYVEQLVGKELVWEIDLVKISGDGSKPEDYEAVARLDYQAFLEALPKELCQDLDANQIEVGPVSGEDFEVLANR